The Glycine soja cultivar W05 chromosome 8, ASM419377v2, whole genome shotgun sequence genome has a window encoding:
- the LOC114423741 gene encoding pentatricopeptide repeat-containing protein At5g48730, chloroplastic — MASLSTTAPGVPPFPPPTAARRAASRRFQASPRLDPEPDPEPPSPSSLSASLVVTDERTRRIARELEKLKAREARERKEMRNRKVASQKAVSVILWREATKAMIDKSGGGRKKKGPINSKKLLPRTVLEALHERVTALRWESALKVFELLHEQIWYKPDTGVYIKLIVMLGKCKQPEKAHELFQAMVDEGCVLDCESYTALLSAYSRSGLLDKAFSLLEEMKNTPGCQPDVQTYSILLKSCLQVFAFDKIQSLLSDMTNRGIKPNTVTYNTLIDAYGKARKFSEMESILVEMLADRYCQPDVWTMNSTLRAFGNIGQIETMEKCYEKFQNAGIQPNVQTFNILLDSYGKAQDYKKMSAVMEYMQKYHYSWTIVTFNIVIDAFGKAGDLKQMEYLFRLMRSERIKPSCVTLCSLVRAYARAGKPEKISGVLRFVENSDVLLDTVFFNCLVDAYARLGCLAEMKGVLEMMKQNGCKPDIVTYRTMIKTYTYKGMDSHAKELRELLPTVNRPPLKRDKPDF; from the exons ATGGCATCACTCTCCACCACCGCACCCGGCGTCCCACCCTTCCCTCCGCCCACCGCCGCCCGCCGCGCCGCTTCAAGACGATTCCAAGCCTCGCCTCGCCTGGACCCGGAACCCGACCCTGAACccccttctccttcttctttgtCGGCGTCATTGGTGGTCACCGACGAGCGGACGCGGAGAATAGCGAGGGAGCTGGAGAAGCTGAAGGCGCGGGAGGCGCGGGAGCGGAAGGAGATGAGGAACAGAAAGGTAGCGTCGCAGAAAGCGGTGTCGGTGATTCTGTGGAGAGAGGCGACGAAGGCCATGATTGATAAGAGCGGTGGTGGTAGGAAGAAGAAGGGGCCCATCAACTCCAAGAAGCTTCTTCCCAGAACTGTTCTTGAAGCGCTGCATGAAAGAGTCACGGCTCTGCGTTGGGAATCCGCTCTCAAG GTTTTTGAACTACTGCATGAACAGATCTGGTACAAACCTGACACTGGTGTATACATCAAGTTAATAGTCATGCTTGGCAAATGTAAGCAACCTGAGAAAGCTCATGAACTCTTTCAAGCTATGGTTGATGAGGGCTGTGTTTTGGACTGTGAATCATACACTGCACTGTTATCGGCCTACAGTAGGAGTGGTCTCTTGGACAAAGCTTTCTCTCTTCTTGAGGAAATGAAGAATACACCTGGTTGTCAGCCAGATGTACAGACTTATTCAATCCTCCTAAAATCTTGCTTACAGGTTTTTGCCTTTGACAAGATTCAGAGTCTTTTATCTGATATGACCAATCGTGGAATCAAACCTAACACAGTTACCTACAATACCCTTATTGATGCTTATGGGAAGGCAAGAAa GTTTTCAGAAATGGAATCTATACTTGTGGAAATGCTTGCTGACCGGTATTGCCAACCCGATGTATGGACTATGAATTCAACACTCAGGGCATTTGGCAACATTGGACAAATTGAAACAATGGAGAAGTGTTATGAGAAGTTCCAAAATGCTGGAATCCAACCTAATGTTCAGACTTTCAACATTCTCTTGGATTCCTATGGCAAGGCTCAGGATTACAAGAAAATGAGTGCTGTGATGGAATACATGCAGAAGTACCATTACTCTTGGACAATTGTGACCTTTAATATTGTCATTGATGCTTTTGGGAAGGCTGGGGATCTCAAACAGATGGAGTACTTGTTTAGACTAATGCGGTCAGAGAGAATAAAACCTAGTTGTGTTACACTGTGCTCACTTGTGAGGGCTTATGCACGTGCAGGTAAACCTGAAAAAATCAGTGGTGTCCTTCGTTTTGTCGAGAATTCAGATGTATTACTGGACACTGTATTCTTCAACTGCTTAGTGGATGCTTATGCGAGGTTAGGGTGTTTGGCTGAGATGAAGGGAGTGCTTGAGATGATGAAACAGAATGGTTGTAAACCCGATATTGTTACTTACAGAACCATGATTAAAACCTATACATACAAGGGCATGGATAGCCATGCTAAGGAACTTAGAGAGCTCCTTCCAACAGTGAATAGGCCTCCATTGAAAAGGGATAAGCCTGACTTTTGA